One window of Plasmodium relictum strain SGS1 genome assembly, chromosome: 14 genomic DNA carries:
- the ApiAP2 gene encoding transcription factor with AP2 domain(s), putative, producing the protein MKVKKIYSKIKGNRKYKSKKNIDASFQLNNEDNIILNNDTKCFNNNFNEIKESKIKKKRLGIEDLESTISHENYYNDNINKIKNYENKVTEEKNNHEDISNDYKIDNFSDELLKKRKGLINRKMSNCIFNENMNSQDKVNEEKLTENKLLNYKNFSYNNSLNNLKNIGNEEIQKLNENKNGNLIDDLLNKSKMYNENSIENLNSEGNALHNSNISNNNGISNNNFYHYISLLYNKNIPNQVNINNSFVNNNTDYLCNFSNISVQEESSLNEVSKNEIQEINSLDCILDKKDEKNYMKQKKNLKENYFVLNNLPYCMNNKKSSNNCTLANYIKNSSDHFLDSNNDNYNYELDANNTYINNSNVNLNKHYMNTVNNNNYDVMNTNSTLSLDTTFLNNYDDDNKNNSLYNNRSELYNMDNNFDKTENIYMENNDSLNNTDILNTFNYNNFINVGSNHSNNSNNNFKNALNLNDSDNSINCSNYNLVEKKKKIFNKFSEKNNIFMDSNMCNSANNSSNGSYSNVLLEINRNATRNKKVDRNNVHKKDIILNDGNNTSENMNNLNDNMKNIYNPSNAHLNLNTHPKLLEEKYSTNKPNEDVSFNNINGNNRNFNCIENSNYNNDLNNYNIDSKYNINDAFDVNMYNSVSVNNSKDKLNKNNSNIHNINMKDLNVNINLDNYSNDLVNNSLINHSKEYLSNSVMDKIDNQKVLFNINNNQINNISNPLDINQENYNFSKNNISNSASHMYNLNNGDINESRNMANYNVKNLAREPIFLFVNLNNQSNNSINNSKNYSNVNLNGGYINNMNFFGNTEKPNSENDYDYMNQTNNNNYNNEWLHGLKNYPSEENIEYPVNTNNNFNIGNCSMNNINLNRKSMIPTFNNAYDNFLSFKNYENTMENHVNNLNMLVLPKIKGVRFDKSGRRWVASWSQNGNQKRQYFPVKKFGQAQAKYLAIYARIKAVKYMQRKSHRSGENRRNHSKKLLMKDKSKTDNLDDDNYFSNKNGDYIEKDADEENSQNYNYSNTNKNEISYKDSYNESIRKNYSRCMNELNNEMKFENVSLNKHEEVEKYLENNGQIYQHGQSNAKDKNQHDIEKQLSASKENKGPISMQTIHDVKSELFHLKEQTHAEFEKRERFFEQSEQIDTQTEDLNIKGNKTGSITPQKIKNSDQVKYKEEKNVRIVKNEIEEEDAQDMEMKEVYENDEENKVKREKKIIIFKEEENQIDMKNLDVKNKMDLEHEFEIKKEEEEESEDEQRQDEEQDQEYEIKKEQEEYEEQKQECEIKKEQEEYEDQEQECEIKKEQEEEYEEQEQECEIKKEQEDFDEREQKYEVKKEQEEEYEGQEQEQQYEVKKENYEQQRKEEMLLKNINTIGRNEKLIININDKNEINDLKEILQEKKNLDEDLMNQILILEKIKKKMIKILIDSQEQKSIQLIETNDEMVNKKDEINKLKLNEKIMLLRQLKEYNSGSYVINEKEDIDLIYNERNLKNTDDILEDNKENADENDICKVEIQKMKECSNIIQEINEDYKVIKEGINEELNLKKKRENSRDKNEIILRVKENEKDEIFEVNKQQNNLYTNYKVENLYLNSMPDKSRDNDFGNYSNNSLYYSNTNSNKTNVDSDNSNFNDSPNGEENDFKNKMNLIKFMRSNSDVSLNYKNKEYSKNEYVGEYRNITGVKKQKSMQNIGNYEKYHHLDNNIFKNILNNNNNCENNDKNSHNSSELIKEMYDDPNFSNFDENLLNFSFNCNNKSNIHKDNSNVKGILNELKQDNFKNNDENIEINMNPNNSFNTMKGLHNKYIGNSDNEDIINSDTYINGHLDDNNEKKLHSYIREYSKNKIKENINNLKKKNNYDKNNEENKSIIINNMNIMKNDLNTKFSITNKKFENDIYTSNENKGNNDDNVLNLKKKNSGNSYNDYNNKHINEQKYNNTSTNVKCFDKDNIIGEKDNIGLYHINMNNEIKQNSYLNLEMKNEKKIPQNKELMFFKTYGNTNKNIDEVLLNSNNKRKISSLSSSCSNNDVNKSKYNDTSMSYKNVKGLPKKEPKNCNKTLNFDNNSGSNIPNFKFLSNYIRSNSNNFMFYNFNKNYENSHNSVNYDTNINDDRNFNKNNVINGVVNSNENSCLNNKIKKNTHNNNINDINCNTNNIIDDNINDINSDKNNMKCPINSINDNSNNMNSYINNIGSNSVKNLSKCNKSMKYNLNHINNQESNFNKNVEYILENSGQKNKYINAPFLFSSDYYNSFNMKNNFCDSNYNKSKNNATSSNNDNIINTNRNNASIKSTVNNIPGGIPFTNSNYYTKQNMKDKNGNESRDILKMDKLNSGKNVSMIDLTDTTNNLNYYDFMNTKNSNDYLNIKNNKFSLSNKYPINNNIENFNTDISNNIMHNHMTNENKTKTNYNLCNDYFNIDHRNNLNSNYNSNSVNNIYSYIYM; encoded by the coding sequence atgaaagttaaaaaaatttattctaAGATTAAaggaaatagaaaatataaaagtaaaaagaaTATTGATGCAAgttttcaattaaataatgaagataatataattttgaatAATGACACaaaatgttttaataataattttaatgaaataaaggaatcaaaaattaaaaaaaaaagattggGTATAGAAGATTTAGAATCTACTATATCTCATGAAAATTActataatgataatataaataaaattaaaaattatgaaaacaAAGTaacagaagaaaaaaataaccaTGAAGATATAAGCAATGACTATAAGATAGATAATTTTTCTgatgaattattaaaaaaaaggaaaggTTTAATCAATAGAAAAATGAGTAATTGCATTTTTAATGAGAATATGAATTCTCAAGATAAAGTTAATGAAGAGAAATTAACTGAAAATAaactattaaattataaaaattttagttataataatagtttgaataatttaaaaaatataggaaatgaagaaatacaaaagttaaatgaaaataaaaatggcaATTTGATTGATgatcttttaaataaatcaaaaatgTACAATGAAAATAGcattgaaaatttaaatagtgAAGGAAATGCATTGCATAACAGTAatattagtaataataatggtatttcaaataataatttttatcattatatatCATTACTTTATAACAAGAACATACCCAATCaagttaatataaataattcttttgttaataataatacgGATTATTTATGTAACTTTTCTAATATTTCTGTACAAGAAGAATCAAGCTTAAATGAAGtttcaaaaaatgaaattcaAGAAATTAATTCATTAGATTGTATACTAGATAAAAAGGAcgagaaaaattatatgaaacaaaaaaaaaatttaaaagaaaattattttgttttgaATAACTTGCCATATTGTAtgaataacaaaaaaagtaGTAATAACTGCACATTAgcaaattatataaaaaattcatcAGACCATTTTTTAGATtctaataatgataattataattatgaatTAGATGcaaataatacatatataaataattctaatgtaaatttaaataagcATTATATGAATAcagtaaataataataattatgatgTGATGAATACTAATTCAACGCTCAGTTTAGATACAACCTTtctaaataattatgatgatgataataagaacaattctttatataataatagaaGTGAGTTATATAATATGgataataattttgataaaacagaaaatatatatatggagAACAATGATTCACTAAATAATACTGACATTTTAAATACATttaattataacaattttataaatgtagGAAGTAACCATAGCAATAacagtaataataattttaaaaatgcatTAAACTTAAATGACTCAGATAATTCTATAAATTGTTCTAATTATAATCTagtagaaaagaaaaaaaaaatttttaacaaattttcggaaaaaaataatatttttatggaTTCGAATATGTGTAATAGTGCAAATAATAGTAGTAATGGTAGCTATAGTAATGTTTTACTAGAGATAAACAGGAATGCTACAAGAAACAAAAAAGTTGATAGAAATAATGTTCacaaaaaagatattatattaaatgatGGTAATAATACATCAGAAAATATGAacaatttaaatgataatatgaaaaatatatataatccaTCGAATGCACATCTTAATTTGAATACACATCCTAAAttattagaagaaaaatattctaCCAATAAGCCCAATGAAGAtgtatcttttaataatataaatggtaataatagaaattttaattgtattgaaaatagtaattataataatgatttaaataattataatatagacagtaaatataatattaatgatgCATTTGATgtaaatatgtataattcTGTTTCTGTTAATAATAGCAaggataaattaaataaaaataattctaataTTCATAATATAAACATGAAGGATCTTAATGTTAACATAAATTTAGATAATTACTCAAATGATTTAGTAAATAATTCCTTAATTAATCATTCAAAGGAATATTTAAGTAACTCTGTTATGGATAAAATAGATAATCAAAAagttctttttaatattaataacaatcaaattaataatatatcaaaTCCCTTAGATATTAAtcaagaaaattataatttttctaaaaataatatatcaaaCAGTGCATCACATatgtataatttaaataatggaGATATAAATGAATCAAGAAATATGGCAAATTATAATGTTAAAAATTTAGCAAGGGAAcctatttttctttttgttaatttaaataatcaaTCCAATAATTCTATTAACAATTCTAAGAATTATTCCAATGTAAACTTAAATGGGGGATAcattaataatatgaatttttttggAAATACAGAAAAACCTAATAGTGAAAATGATTATGATTATATGAATCAgacaaataataataattataacaatGAATGGTTACATGGTTTGAAAAATTATCCTTCAGAAGAAAATATTGAATATCCAGTTAAcacaaataataattttaatattggAAATTGTTCaatgaataatattaatCTTAACAGAAAATCTATGATTCCTACATTTAATAATGcttatgataattttttatcattcaaaaattatgaaaatacaaTGGAAAATcatgtaaataatttaaatatgctTGTTTTACCAAAAATTAAAGGAGTTCGTTTTGATAAGTCAGGCAGAAGATGGGTAGCTAGCTGGAGTCAAAACGGAAATCAAAAAAGACAATATTTTCCTGTTAAAAAGTTTGGTCAAGCACAAGCAAAATATTTAGCTATTTATGCTAGAATAAAAGCCGTTAAATATATGCAAAGAAAATCGCATAGATCTGGAGAAAATAGAAGAAATCactcaaaaaaattattaatgaaaGATAAATCTAAAACAGATAATTTGGATgatgataattattttagCAACAAAAATGGTgattatatagaaaaagatgcagatgaagaaaatagtcaaaattataattatagtaatactaataaaaatgaaatttcaTATAAAGATTCATATAATGAATCTATAAGGAAAAATTATAGTAGATGTATGAATGAACTAAATAATGAGATGAAATTTGAAAATGTATCTTTGAATAAGCATGAAGAAGTTGAAAAATATCTAGAAAATAATGGACAAATATATCAACATGGGCAATCAAATGCAAAAGACAAGAATCAACATGATATAGAAAAGCAGTTATCTGCatcaaaagaaaataagGGTCCTATTAGTATGCAAACTATTCATGATGTTAAAAGTGAactatttcatttaaaagaACAAACACATGCTGAATTtgaaaaaagagaaagatTTTTTGAACAAAGTGAACAAATAGATACTCAAACCGaagatttaaatataaaaggaaataaaactGGAAGTATAACACctcaaaaaataaagaatagtGATCaagtaaaatataaagaagagAAAAATGTAAGAATtgttaaaaatgaaatagaagAAGAAGATGCACAAGATATGGAAATGAAGGAAGTATATGAaaatgatgaagaaaataaagtaaaaagagaaaagaaaataattatatttaaggAGGAAGAAAATCAGATagatatgaaaaatttagatgtaaaaaataaaatggatCTTGAACATGAatttgaaattaaaaaagaagaggaagaagaaAGTGAAGATGAACAGCGGCAAGATGAAGAACAAGATCAAGagtatgaaataaaaaaagaacaagAAGAATACGAGGAACAAAAACAGGAATgcgaaataaaaaaagaacaagAAGAATATGAAGATCAAGAACAAGAatgtgaaataaaaaaagagcaAGAAGAAGAATATGAAGAACAAGAACAGGAatgtgaaataaaaaaagaacaagAAGATTTTGATGAGAGAGAACAAAAATATGAAGTTAAAAAAGAACAAGAAGAAGAATATGAAGGACAAGAACAGGAACAACAATACGAagtaaaaaaggaaaattacGAACAACAGCGAAAAGAAGAAATGttgttaaaaaatataaatactataggaagaaatgaaaaattaataataaatataaatgataaaaatgaaattaatgatttaaaagaaatattacaagaaaaaaaaaacttagaTGAGGATTTAATGAatcaaatattaatattagaaaaaataaaaaaaaaaatgataaaaatattaatagatTCACAAGAACAAAAAAGTATACAATTAATTGAAACTAACGACGaaatggttaataaaaaagatgaaattaataaactaaaattaaatgaaaaaattatgcTACTTAGACagttaaaagaatataatagCGGGAGTTATGTAATTAATGAAAAGGAAGATAttgatttaatatataatgaaagaaATCTAAAAAATACTGATGATATATTAGaagataataaagaaaatgctGATGAAAACGATATATGTAAGGTGGAAATACAGAAAATGAAAGAGTGTAGTAATATTATACaagaaataaatgaagaCTATAAAGTTATTAAAGAAGGtataaatgaagaattaaatttaaaaaaaaaaagagagaaTTCTAGAGATAAAAATGAGATAATACTACGTGTGaaggaaaatgaaaaagatgaGATATTTGAAGTTAATAAGCAACAAAATAATTTGTATACAAATTATAAAgtagaaaatttatatttaaacaGCATGCCGGATAAGAGTAGAGATAATGATTTTGGAAACTACTCAAATAATAGTTTGTATTATTCAAATACAAATAGTAATAAAACTAATGTAGATAGTGATAATTCAAATTTTAATGATTCACCAAATGGTGAAgaaaatgattttaaaaataagatgaatttaattaaatttatgaGATCCAACTCAGATGTAAGCTtgaattacaaaaataaagaatactcaaaaaatgaatatgttGGAGAATACAGAAATATAACAGGTgttaaaaaacaaaagagCATGCAAAACATAggtaattatgaaaaatatcaTCACttagataataatatttttaaaaatattttaaataataataataattgtgaaaataatgataaaaattcaCATAATTCCTCAGAACTAATTAAAGAAATGTATGATGATCcaaatttttctaattttgatgaaaatttactgaatttttcttttaattgtaacaataaatcaaatatacACAAAGATAATTCCAATGTAAAAggtattttaaatgaattaaaacaagataatttcaaaaataatgatgaaaacATAGAAATTAACATGAATcctaataattcttttaatactATGAAGGGATtacataataaatatataggtAATAGTGATAATGAGGATATAATAAATTCagatacatatataaatggTCATTTGGATGATAACAATGAGAAAAAATTGCACAGTTATATTAGGGAATATtccaaaaataaaattaaggaaaatataaataatttaaaaaaaaaaaataattatgacaAAAACAATGAAGAGAATAAGagtataattataaataatatgaatataatgaaaaatgatttaaataccAAGTTCAgtataacaaataaaaaatttgaaaatgaTATTTACACTAGTAATGAAAACAAAGGAAACAATGATGATAAcgtattaaatttaaaaaaaaaaaattcaggaaattcatataatgattataataataaacatATTAATGAACAAAAGTATAACAATACATCTACCAATGTAAAATGCTTTGACAAAGATAATATTATAGgagaaaaagataatattgggttatatcatataaatatgaataatgaaataaaacaaaattcaTACTTAAATTTAGAAATgaaaaacgaaaaaaaaatccCTCAAAATAAAGAACTTATGTTCTTTAAAACATATggaaatacaaataaaaatattgatgaAGTTCTTTTAAATAGTAACAATAAAAGAAAGATATCAAGCTTAAGTTCATCTTGCAGTAATAATGAtgttaataaaagtaaatataatgATACTAGTATGAGTTATAAAAATGTGAAAGGTTTGCCAAAAAAAGAACCTAAGAACTGTAACAAAACTTTAAACTTTGATAATAATTCAGGAAGTAACATAccaaattttaaatttttatcaaacTATATTAGGAGTAATTCTAATAACTTTATGTTTTAtaactttaataaaaattatgagaaTAGTCACAATAGCGTAAATTATGACACTAATATTAATGATGAcagaaattttaataaaaataatgttatTAACGGAGTTGTAAATAGTAATGAAAATAGTTGtttgaataataaaattaagaaaaacaCTCATAACaacaatataaatgatataaattgtaatacaaataatattattgatgataatattaatgatataaattctgataaaaataatatgaagtGCCCAATAAATAGTATAAATGACAATTCGAATAATATGAATAGCTATATAAATAACATTGGGAGCAATAGTGTGAAAAATTTAAGTAAATGTAATAAAAGtatgaaatataatttaaatcataTTAATAACCAAGAaagtaattttaataaaaatgttgaatatattttagaaaacagtggacaaaaaaataagtatataaatGCACCTTTTTTATTCTCAAGTGATTATTATAACTCatttaatatgaaaaataatttttgtgattctaattataataaaagtaaaaataatgcTACTAGTAgcaataatgataatattatcAATACAAATAGAAATAATGCATCAATTAAATCAACAGTAAATAATATTCCAGGAGGAATTCCCTTTACGAACTCAAATTATTATACAAAGCAAAATATGAAAGATAAAAATGGAAATGAAAGTAgagatattttaaaaatggatAAGTTAAATTCAGGAAAAAACGTAAGTATGATTGATTTAACCGACACAACTAATAATTTGAACTACTATGATTTTATGAATACTAAAAACAGTaatgattatttaaatataaagaataataaattttcattatcaaaCAAATATCCAATTAacaataatatagaaaattttaataccgatatttcaaataatatCATGCATAATCATATgacaaatgaaaataaaactaaaacaaattataatttatgtaaTGATTATTTTAACATTGATCatagaaataatttaaattcaaACTATAATTCAAATAgtgtaaataatatatatagttatatttatatgtaa